The genomic DNA AGGGCACAAGTCAACCTCTTGATTTATGGGCCAAATAGCGAAATAGAATAGGTGAAAGGCAGCTGTCACCACTCTGTaattaatctatttatttaGATTAATTAAACCTTAACCTAAATTGACGTAGAAATTGTGCTGCAGgcccaaagtgacaaaaaatgtgtgtgtatttaaatTAAGGGGCAGTTTAGAGAGTGGCAGGCAGTGACAGTACTGTATGgtttttaatacatttactttCAGCCAACTCACCATTACCAAATAGAaccaaattatttttcatatggAGCTGTTAGCAGGAAATAAATATGCCATCACATGAGCTAAGCACTGAGGTTTACTTGTGATGTCAGAGGTTGTCATTTATGGGGGATAATGTGAGTATCTATTTAGTTTTATCAAAAAGTTCATCAGCTTGTGTttaagaatttacattttggaaATAGAGCAGGACATTAGAATAACCCAAAAATGATAGCACACATGGGAGATACAGTCTTCCTCAACAAACTCTTGGACATGGATAGACTTATTGGTAAAAGTTGATACACCTATCTTCACtcctaaacagaaaaccaaaaaaagtgAAACCCATCTCTGTGGCTGGAGAGAATGTGGAGAGTCAGTGCTTGATCAGTTTCATGTGCCATGGTCCTTGCTCTTATTCAGCCCCTCTGGATGGAAGTAGGaacaattatctcaaaaattctgaGCCTTTACCACCCCCTTCCTCAGACTTATCCCTGGTGGACATAATAGAGAGGATGCTAACCTGCCTGGGGATCATGCTAGCAGCTAGCAAAAAAGCAATTTCAAAGGGTTATCTTCAAGAAGACTATTCTGTTGACTCTTTATAAGAATGGTTAAACAGTTACATCTTTTAAAACAGACAATTGACTTAATCTTAGTTGTCATTACCAGTGGTACTAGAGGAGCTATGCAAGTGTCATGCATTACTGTGGTGGCAAATTTCCCTGGGGAGAGAATAAAGTGTATCACGCTggatggtgtggtatggtaccGTAACATGGTGTGGTGTTGTCTTGtttcgtatcatattgtatcataaaGTATTTTATCGTAATGCATCCTATCGTACCGTATCTTATCGTTTCATGTAgtgttgtatcgtatcatatcgtaatGTGGTGTGGTGTGGTTTTGTTTCGtttcgtattgtatcatatcatggtGTTGTGTTGTTTAGTACCTTATTGTACTGTGTCGTATCGTATATTATTGTACCGTAACATCTGATGCTGTGTTGTTTCATATAATACCATATCGCATtgcatcatatcgtatcatatcacattgtattgtatcgtattggatcatatcgtattgtaacGTGGTGTGGTGTGGGGTCGTAATATGTTGTGCCATAATGACTGtaattttctgttcattttttgtttccattATTTGTTGATCACAAATGATGAGCAAGATGATAAGCAACACACCAGGAgaattttccatgaaattaaCTTACATAAAAgctagagcccgaccgatttaTTGGCGGGCCGATTAATCGGGCCGATTATAGcatttcacagattaatcaacattatATAACcaatatattaacttttttgctgcgAGGGGAAtgtctctgctcctgtcgcTCTGTGTTTTCATGCTGCTCctgctttttcaaaaaagcgactagtgacaaatctagcgactttttcaGGTGTTATTGTAGAGTTTTGGAGACTGACGTGAAAGCATGTATTGTTGCTACGCTTCTCACTGAGCAGCGGGTGCAGCCGTGGGCCTCTCCccgtccctaagcactcacaggcagccccGTCCTCGCGCAGTTCGACTGCAGCAGAGTAGAGGACTAATGCTCATTTCAGACTGGGATTGTGTTTTGCTCTGCTTGCGTGTGCTGCGTGTGTAAGCTCCAGTCCCTGCCAGTGCGTGTGCAAGTTTTCTGCGTGTCagccgcatctccctgctctcaaagtgacttgattcagtgtatagagGAAGTGTGtcaggaactattcaaaataaaagcattctgtacaagtgaactgagtttctctatagaaatgctaaaccgagcttttactttgaaaagcacaaaccagaaaagcattcatacagtgtttatctttcctgtgacatattctaccagagaggagagagaaagtttcactaatagtaaATCTTTAGATCTAATCTTTTAGAACAGTTTTATAAAACAggcgcatttaagcttgtggccttcctcagggttatcaagaaacacattgtaaacatatctctcatatttgccacaacaatgtaaatatggctctccatttatcattttcctgtctaatatggtccacagccacagtataagactattatacagggTTTTAATGTcatctaagttgcatctttgtgaaataaacaaagataaatgcaactggttaTTTACATGttcacatttgtgttcatgtacagtatatatcctgtgtatatcaatgttcttatttcatatatcagccaaaatatcggttatcgaccaatatatcggatatcggccgatatattgcatattggcttttttttagcccccaatatcggtTTTGGCAtcagccccaaaaatcccatattggTCGGGATCTAATAAAAGTCCACCGAACAAACTGCCTCCAAAGTAAATGAACTTTTAAGTGGTGTACAAGttgttcagacttttttttattctgtggaCTGCTTTTTCAGTCTTGTaatatgtgtttgtttttctcttattaACCTGTGTAGGTAATGCTGCTGTGATCAAACCCTCTGAGGTGTGTGTTCACACTGCAAAGGTCATGGAGGACCTTCTGCCTCTTTACATCGACAAGGTAAGGATAGCTCACAGAATGATGTTTTAAGTGATTGGCTCTTGGAATGTGCAGTTTCCCAGAAcataattttatttactttatatattttttcttcagGTAAGCAAAGCTCACAGAGACCATTAATACATATCTTTAGAGTTAAAATTTTACTATAAAAgaccttcatgtgtttttttgtgtgtcaggAGCTTTACCCTGTTGTAAACGGAGGAATCCCAGAGACCCAGGAGCTGCTGTGCCAGAGGTTTGATCACATTTTCTACACTGGCAACTGCGCGGTAGGCAAAGTCATCATGGAAGCCGCTGCCAAACACCTGACACCAGTCACCCTGGAGCTGGGTGGAAAGAGCCCCTGCTATATTGACAAAAACTGTGACATCAGTGTAGCCTGCAGGTTAGTCAAATATGTAATAGAACATTATTTTGATGAAGCTCTCACTGCCTTAGAGCCACCTCTTAACATTTCCATTACTGTGCAGACGCATCACCTGGGGAAAGTACACAAACTGTGGTCAGACCTGCATCGCCCCAGATTACATCCTGTGTGAGCCCAGCATCCAGGACCGAGTCATCAGTGAAGTCAAGAACGCCATAAAGGTGCCAAAATCTGACATCAGAGACCTGAAGAGGAAGTGTTTTTCTTAGAATTTGAAGTTTTACTTTAAATCGCTGTTAACTTAAGAAACAGTGATTCTAAATTTAGACTGTGATTAAATCTCTGGGCTATTGATAATAAAAAGATGATTTACCTTGTAAAAAACTCAGTTTACTTTAAAAGATAATTGATCAGGGGACTATTTCAACAaattaaatgacattttgagtttttttctaaaatatctTTAACATTGTGAGATTTTTTCCTCTGGCAGGAGTTTTACACTGACAACCCAAAGACCTGTGTGGACTATGGACGCATCATCAACCAGCGCCACTTTAAAAGGATAATGAGCCTGATGGAGGACagcactgtggctgcaggaggagaCAATGATGAGTCAGACTGCTACATAGGTAATACTTGTGATGtcagtaaatatatatttagTTACATAAACCAAATTAAATCTACACAAAAAGTATTTGATATgtactgtgtttttgttcagccCCCACAGTCCTGAGAGACGTGAAGCCAGAGGCAAAAGTAATGCAGGAGGAGATTTTTGGTCCTCTGCTTCCCATTTTACCAGTCAGTGGCCTGGACGAGGCGATCAAGTTTATCAATAATGGAGAGAAACCACTGGCCCTCTATGTGTTCTCATCAAATGACAAGGTATAAAACATCGGCTATGACAAAAATAAGCAGCAAGGTAGTTCACAGGTGCAGACCTCTAGGTGTAGAGTGTGTAGAGTCAGACTCACAAGCGTAACAGTagttttttctgtttacagGTGATAAAGAGAATGACAGAGGAGACCTCCAGTGGAGGACTGCTGGCCAACGACTGTCTGGTGCACTTCTCTGTCAGCTCTCTGCCTTTCGGAGGAGTGGGTGGGTACACTCGGACATTTTTAGCAGAAATcaaagcaaaagtaaaattttcTAAAGCTGCCCATCTCAAAGAGTGGAGGGGTCTTTAGTTCTACCAAGAGAAGCTGCTGTGAAAGTATTTTGAGCTTTCATTCTTTCTGATGGCCAACAGAAGTAATCGATCAATTGCAATTGTagaaatcagcaaaaaagtTTATAATGACGGTATAGCTCCAGTTATTACTTTAAAAGTAGTTTGATTatgttaaaacataaattttgtATATTATGGTCCCATTTTGAGATAATAAAGGAGaaccaaacattttttgtaGAATATCTAACTCTTCCGACAGTTCATGCTTTCAACTCAGTGCAGAAATAGCTTTAAGAAGGAGTAAATATAtaatttacacacacacacacacacatatatatatatatatcacatATATGTATGAACatgtaactttatttatatagcacctttcatacATAAAAGCATACTGTCTGAAGTGCTTCACAAAGAACAGACAGATAGGAATAATACAGAAATTAAAACCATTGATAAAATCTTAAAAGACTAAGGCAGGgagtaaataataaaataacataaaagataaaattaaaattcccaaataaaataagagagaaataaattgaatgaaatcaaattaatagaaaaataaaataaaacagaatgttaaaaatgattaaattatcCTAGAACATATGAATCAAGTTGTACAGAAGTTGGATAGATCTAATGTAAAAACAACTTAGAAACAGACAACAGTTCTAAAATCATTACTAAATAGAAGTCAGATTGAAAATTTGTCTTtagtttgcctttaaaaacacttaaagagcTGCCACTTCACTGTCCAGAGGCAGTGAGTTCCAAAGTTTTGgtgcataaaaacagaaagctcTCTTCCCTGAACTTGTGTGAGTGATATAAGGGATGTTTAACAAGGAACCATTCGAGGACCTAAGGGATCCAGCAGGGACATAAAAAGCCATGtagagctttaaaaaacaagagaacTTGAAAAACAACCagtaaaatcaaagttttttatatatattttaatatatgTACCCCAGTCCAACAATCTGCCTGTCTTTTCATGAACAGGAAACAGCGGTATGGGCTGCTACCATGGCAAGTTTAGTTTTGACCAGCTGAGCCACCTTCGAGGTTGCCTCATCAAGCAGCTGAAGATGGAGGGAGTAAACAGCATGCGTTATCCGCCTCACACACTCAAGAAACTGGGCTGGGCTCGCTTCTTCATCCTGAAACATGTAGACCTGGGCTGGATGGGACGGATGGCTCTGTTAGCTGTCCTCGCTGTGGTAGCTGCTGTTGCGCTACAGGTGAGTTCCAAAAGGAGAGTGTGTCAGACAGGCATCAGCATACACCAGTTTACAGAAAGTcattattttatacttttttattagctgtaaaGAACCAGGAAGCTATAATCTCTGATATTAACTTAGTGTCCATTTTGCTGAATGTTCAAAATATAGTTTTAAATTAATCTTTATtgtcttgttaaaaaaaaaaaaataacatgtagTATTGTAGCTCTTTGGCAGCATcagaaaaacacagcaacattattattatcacacAATGATATCAAACAGGTCAACAGCTGCAAGGTTATAAAAGAGAAGTTACAGCAGcaatttaaattaaaagtaaaattggTGAGATGTGATGCAATGCTAGAGACTTGGAATAATGTTTGTATCCCTTTCAGTTActtaaatattactttgacttGACCAATcaaatttttattcattgaatCAAATCTGTAAAATAATTACCCATACaattaaaagaatatttaatgtaaaataatacattaaaaattaaatacaaccCCGGGAAAAGGTTTTACATTGATCATAGGTGGTCaatatttcttcattagctCACAGTTTTTGAGCAccatgcctataaaaagtactcaCCCCGTttggtgttttacccttttattagttttataaatcagtcaaggtcaatataatttgcctcttttgaccaaaatatttcaaaaagacTCTTTAATTTCAGCTTGGTAACATATTTCTACatagtaatgtcaattaaataaacatattattgtaaaataagtgactgcatgaatatttaccccctttaaaatgacagacttaattcaacagaggttccGCCAATTATTGCTAGTTGTTCAATGATTAGAGAAATCAGGGATTACCTaagtgcagtgagtgtgtgcagtgtgtttcaagtgattgtagtttaCAGACTAgtaggtccagtcactggttaatcagtattcctggctatcattacaccatgaagtcaaaagaacactccaagcaactcagagaaaagggtattttaaaaaaaattcatttaaatccatcatcaagaaataaagaatatggcacatgtgtaaatctgcctagatagAGCTTGAGccattttgcaaaaaaagaatgGAGTTAATTTTAAGTGCCCAGATGTGTgaacctgattgagacctgtctgtacagactcagtgctgtgatttcagcTAAATGTGTATCTGTTAAATACTGACTTGGGGGGCGGGGGGGGGgtaatatttatgtagtcactcattttaaattccgtatttttatttgacattattttgtagaaatctgttttcactttgacataagagtgttttttgtcataaaaaaaacaaataatattgaccatgactatTTTTGAAATCAATTAAAGGTTCAATTATTTATCAAAGgggtaaatacatttttaggcactgtatttttggtttgtttttgaagaaaaatctaACTTTAGCCAGTGTCTGGTGTAACACATGATTATTAGTCAGCATTGCATCCAATGAACAGAGCGATTCTGATAAAAGAAACCTTCTAAAACATCTAGTTTGCCACTTAAGAGCATCACATGCCAATAGGACACACTGTCTTTCATATATCATATGCTCAAACTCTGTCCCTCAGAATAAGCAGCCAAAATACAAACCTCAagttacagtcatggacgaaagtattggcacccctggaaaatacacaatttcttccagaaattgttgcaattacaaatgtttttggtatgctcatctttatttcctttatgtgcattggaacaacacaaaaaagcagaagaaaaaagtcaaaactgagATAATTCTACACAGgactcaaaaatgggctggacaaaattgttggcatcCTCAACTTCATAtatggttgcacacccttgggaccCTTcttataaccatcaacaagcttcttacacctcaactggaattttggacaagtgttcttttgcaaactgctccaggtctctcagatttgaagggtgcttcttgcaacagcaattttgagatctctccataggtgatCCAGATTCactgctggccacttcagaattctccagcgctttgtctccaaccatttcttggtgttttttgaggtACGTTTGGGgccattgtcctgctggaacacccatgacctctgagttggacccagctttctgacactaggccctacattgcggcccaaaatctcttgatagtctccagatttcataattccttgcacacagtcaaggcacccagtgccaaaggcagcaaaacaaccccaaaacatcttttaacctccaccatgtttgactgtaggtactctgttcttttctttgtaggcctcattatgttttctgtaaaaaagtagaatgacgtgcttttccaaaaaagctctactttagtctcatctgtccacaaaatgttctcccatggggcgcgccggtagttgagtggttaaggcgcgcaccatgtacgcggcccaagttcaagtccggcctgtgaCTCCATTttccgcatgtctctccccactctcttccctgtttctgagtctatccactgtcctcctctatctaataaaggcacaaaaaggcccaaaaataaatctaaacaaaataaataaatacatttctacCAGAAgcattgaggcttactcagggaaaatttttgcaaactccagtctggcttttttatgtctctttgtcagcagtagggttctcctcggtctcctgccatagcgcttcatctcattcagatgacgacgtatggtccgaTCTGACACTTTGCAACCTGactctgcaggacagcctgaatttttgtggaagttgactgaggatgtttatccaccattccaactatcctgcgttgcattcttttgtctatttttgtcttccgtccacgtccagggagattagccacagttccatggttgtaaacttcttgattatattacacaggGTGGACAAAGAAATTTCAAGATCtgtggagatggtcttgtaaccctgagattgttcatatttttctacaattttgcttcttgGGTCAACAGACAATTCTCAGCTCTTCTTTcatgcacacaacacaaaggttaagtcaacttttatacattctaactggcttcagatGTGATTTcgagattgccagcacctgttacttcCACAGGTGAGtataaatgagcatcacatgcttgaattGAAATTATTTTCCCACGATTTAAAAatggtgccaataattttgtccagcccatttttgagtcttgtgtaaaattatgtcaattttggcttttttcttctgttttttttttttttttttttttcttccaatgcacataaaagaaataaacatgtgtataccaaaaacatttgtaattgcaacagtttctggAAGAAAtcgtgtattttctggaaaaattcctggggtgccaatacttttgtccatgactgtaacaGTTGTCCACAAAGGACATTTAACATTGGCTTTATTTGCTAATTTCATAGTTTATAGCATCAAAACCTGCTGAAAAAAACTGCTCTACAACACCACCAGGCGGACATAAAGACACAATTTACCtttgaaatgtatttcattttggGATTAAAAGACATTGAAATGGGTTTACTTATGGGTCTCTAACTGGAATCaaacttttcattttcagaATTATCTCCTTTGAAGACACCGTGGTGCATCCTCAGACTGCAATCCTGTTTCCCTCAACCCAAggaccagagagagagagaaggagagagaagtAGCATGAACTACAGACCATTTATCATGAAGTTTTTCTATAAAGCAGACTGGCTGAATGGCTTTTATTTACTCCATTACACATTTCCAAAAGGTGTCAGACATTTCATGTAGTTAACTGGAGAAAGTGTCTTATTTACATGAAGGTAATTATTTATTCCTATGTATGGCTCTTACATTTTATCAGGCATCACTTTATTCCACTTTAAGCCATTAAATCAAGTTTGCATtgttaaaaaaagcatttattgAATACACAATGAAATATACaatgaagcttttattttgtaatgaattattttaaatgaagtgacaaaaactaactaaGCTACAGTAAAACTTAAATAAAGCAATTTTTATAGTTTGTTGTATCAATAACACTGTTTTTATAATGAAGGAGCTATCTACGACCTTGTGTACGTGTCATATCACTAATTATTTCATTCCAGCGCTggcttttgttttctgtttggctTGAAAGCTGAGATGAAGAAATTATGACTAAGTCCACCTGGGACTTTTGAGTCCTCAAAGAGTcaaacagaaacatttgaagtaaatcaacaagCGCCTCTAACTAGTGCTAGCAACCTTATACATTATTTAATCATCTTTTAAATAAACTACTGTACATTTAAACATgaagtcatttttaattttctgttgaAATGATATAGATTTGTTTTCTATGTTGGattaatttttaataaat from Cheilinus undulatus linkage group 12, ASM1832078v1, whole genome shotgun sequence includes the following:
- the LOC121518780 gene encoding aldehyde dehydrogenase family 3 member A2-like, translating into MSREQQAVARARKAFQTGRSRPLEYRIHQLKNLQLLFTERQKEISDAIKKDLNKSEVGTQLYETLGLEGEISLAIRKLKEWAAPRPVEKNLMTLSDTVYIKPEPLGVVLIIGAWNYPWAVTIQPLIGAIAAGNAAVIKPSEVCVHTAKVMEDLLPLYIDKELYPVVNGGIPETQELLCQRFDHIFYTGNCAVGKVIMEAAAKHLTPVTLELGGKSPCYIDKNCDISVACRRITWGKYTNCGQTCIAPDYILCEPSIQDRVISEVKNAIKEFYTDNPKTCVDYGRIINQRHFKRIMSLMEDSTVAAGGDNDESDCYIAPTVLRDVKPEAKVMQEEIFGPLLPILPVSGLDEAIKFINNGEKPLALYVFSSNDKVIKRMTEETSSGGLLANDCLVHFSVSSLPFGGVGNSGMGCYHGKFSFDQLSHLRGCLIKQLKMEGVNSMRYPPHTLKKLGWARFFILKHVDLGWMGRMALLAVLAVVAAVALQNYLL